The following proteins are co-located in the Microvirga ossetica genome:
- the argS gene encoding arginine--tRNA ligase has product MNIFGLFEKRVADALGRLAEAGKIPSGLDISRVVVEPPRDPSHGDLATNAAMVLAKEARMNPRALAEILVADLQDDPRVTKVEIAGPGFINIRLAPAVLHEVLRAVVVDSNGYGRTGQGAGAPVNVEYVSANPTGPMHVGHCRGAVFGDALAGLLDFAGYAVTREYYINDAGAQVDVLARSAYLRYREALGQEIGTIPEGLYPGDYLKPVGERLAKEYGPGLLDKPEDEWLPLVRETSIDAMMDMIRDDLAALNIHHEVFYSERSLQLGPVDQVKELITELRGRDLVYMGRLHPPKGQKDEDWEDREQLLFRATAFGDEVDRPLLKSDGSYTYFASDIAYHRSKFERGFASMIDVWGADHGGYVKRMQAAVKAVSDSKADLDVKLCQLVKLLRGGEPVKMSKRSGDFVTLREVVDEVGRDAARFMMIFRKNDATLDFDLAKVVEQSKDNPVFYVQYAHARCASVFRQAGEAFPGADFSAGELAKADLSILSDEAEMDLVHRIAQFPRTIEAAAEAHEPHRVAFYLYDLASAFHSLWNKGKDLPQLRFVNLTDKDSTQARLALVHALKGVLASGLAILGVTAPDEMR; this is encoded by the coding sequence ATGAATATTTTCGGGCTGTTTGAGAAGCGGGTTGCGGATGCGCTCGGCCGGCTGGCCGAGGCGGGGAAGATTCCATCGGGGCTGGATATCAGCCGCGTCGTGGTCGAACCGCCGCGCGATCCCTCCCATGGCGATCTCGCCACCAACGCCGCCATGGTGCTGGCCAAGGAGGCGCGCATGAATCCGCGCGCCCTGGCCGAGATTCTCGTCGCCGACCTGCAGGACGACCCGCGCGTCACCAAGGTCGAGATCGCCGGCCCCGGCTTCATCAACATCCGGCTTGCGCCTGCGGTCCTGCACGAGGTTCTGCGCGCCGTCGTGGTCGACAGCAACGGGTACGGACGGACCGGACAGGGCGCGGGCGCTCCCGTGAACGTGGAATATGTCTCGGCCAATCCCACCGGCCCGATGCATGTGGGCCATTGCCGCGGCGCCGTCTTCGGCGATGCGCTTGCCGGGCTGCTCGATTTTGCCGGCTACGCGGTCACCCGCGAGTACTACATCAACGATGCCGGCGCGCAGGTCGACGTTCTCGCCCGCTCGGCCTACCTCCGCTACAGGGAGGCCCTGGGCCAGGAGATCGGCACGATCCCGGAGGGCCTCTATCCGGGCGACTACCTGAAGCCCGTCGGCGAGCGGCTGGCCAAGGAATATGGCCCGGGCCTGCTGGACAAGCCCGAAGACGAGTGGCTGCCGCTCGTGCGGGAGACCTCCATCGACGCCATGATGGACATGATCCGCGACGACCTTGCTGCCCTCAACATCCATCACGAAGTGTTCTACTCCGAACGCTCCCTGCAGCTTGGTCCGGTGGATCAGGTCAAGGAGCTCATCACGGAGCTTCGCGGTCGCGACCTTGTCTATATGGGCCGTCTGCACCCGCCCAAGGGCCAGAAGGACGAGGATTGGGAGGACCGGGAGCAGCTTCTGTTCCGCGCGACGGCCTTCGGCGACGAGGTCGACCGCCCGCTTCTGAAATCGGACGGCTCCTACACCTATTTCGCCTCCGACATCGCCTATCACCGCTCGAAGTTCGAGCGTGGCTTTGCCTCCATGATCGACGTCTGGGGTGCGGACCATGGCGGCTACGTGAAGCGCATGCAGGCGGCCGTGAAAGCCGTGTCCGACAGCAAGGCCGATCTCGACGTGAAGCTCTGCCAGCTCGTGAAGCTGCTGCGCGGCGGCGAGCCGGTGAAGATGTCCAAGCGCTCCGGCGACTTCGTTACCCTGCGCGAGGTGGTCGACGAGGTCGGCCGGGATGCCGCCCGCTTCATGATGATCTTCCGCAAGAACGACGCGACCCTGGATTTCGACCTCGCCAAGGTGGTCGAGCAGTCCAAGGACAACCCGGTCTTCTACGTCCAGTACGCCCATGCCCGCTGCGCCTCCGTGTTCCGGCAGGCGGGCGAGGCGTTCCCGGGCGCCGACTTCTCGGCCGGCGAGCTGGCCAAGGCCGATCTGTCGATTCTGAGTGACGAAGCGGAAATGGACCTTGTCCACCGCATCGCCCAGTTTCCCCGGACCATCGAGGCGGCGGCGGAGGCCCACGAGCCGCACCGGGTCGCATTTTACCTTTACGATCTGGCCAGCGCCTTCCATAGCTTATGGAATAAGGGCAAAGACTTGCCGCAATTACGCTTTGTTAATCTAACTGATAAAGATTCAACACAGGCGAGACTCGCTCTCGTGCATGCCCTGAAGGGCGTGCTCGCATCTGGTCTCGCAATCCTGGGCGTTACGGCACCCGACGAAATGCGATAG
- a CDS encoding SPOR domain-containing protein, translating to MSESVKPRFAIDLNEIERQLAQAGNPHPQQAPVGRSDPLAELARIVGQDDPFQSILANDGSARPRQQGASIDDLFAVRDTMTPNPREVPVRAPQALHAVPSYGHDAYPQGAVRHHEQYAQEPAPQHQDAYGNEAYAQDYYADQAAQYPDQDYDRDQDYVPVEKPRSRKGVITIAAVIGAVVLGGGGAYLASGSAAITGGEPPLIKANNEPTKVQPQNPGGVEIPNQNKQIYERANQSGATKVVNREEQPVDVQQAVRMNGNAVADATGGTVPGVSVKPQQTASLNLGEPRKVRTVTIRPDGTVAGAEPPAAQPVATASAGAMTLPPQAQAAHPAPVASAQPRAAASTPVAAASTPASTPKPAPAAATPASPPAPQQMASVQPAAPVAAETTSTGGFAVQLGLANSEAAAQTAFASYQRKYPDLQGKPAMIRKAEVNGNTIFRVRVGPLPKEEASSLCSKLQGQGGQCFVTKN from the coding sequence ATGAGCGAATCAGTGAAGCCCCGTTTTGCCATCGACCTCAACGAGATCGAGCGGCAACTCGCCCAGGCGGGCAACCCGCACCCTCAGCAGGCCCCCGTCGGGCGGAGCGATCCGCTGGCGGAATTGGCCCGTATTGTGGGGCAGGACGATCCTTTTCAGTCGATTCTGGCCAATGACGGCTCCGCCCGTCCGCGCCAGCAGGGGGCTTCCATCGACGATCTTTTCGCCGTCCGCGACACTATGACGCCAAACCCGCGCGAGGTGCCGGTCCGGGCTCCGCAGGCCCTTCATGCCGTGCCGTCCTACGGCCATGACGCCTATCCTCAGGGCGCCGTTCGGCATCATGAGCAATATGCCCAGGAGCCCGCGCCCCAGCACCAGGACGCCTACGGCAACGAGGCCTATGCGCAGGATTACTATGCCGATCAGGCCGCGCAGTATCCCGACCAGGATTACGATCGGGATCAGGATTACGTGCCGGTCGAGAAGCCTCGGTCCCGCAAGGGCGTGATCACCATCGCGGCCGTCATCGGCGCCGTGGTGCTGGGCGGCGGCGGGGCCTATCTCGCCTCCGGCTCGGCGGCGATCACGGGGGGCGAGCCGCCTCTGATCAAGGCCAACAACGAGCCCACCAAGGTCCAGCCCCAGAATCCGGGCGGGGTCGAGATCCCGAACCAGAACAAGCAGATCTATGAGCGCGCCAACCAGAGCGGAGCGACCAAGGTGGTCAACCGCGAGGAGCAGCCGGTCGATGTCCAGCAGGCCGTGCGCATGAACGGCAACGCCGTGGCCGACGCCACCGGCGGCACGGTTCCGGGCGTCTCAGTCAAGCCGCAGCAGACCGCGAGCCTGAACCTCGGCGAGCCGCGCAAAGTCCGCACCGTCACCATTCGTCCCGACGGCACCGTCGCCGGCGCCGAGCCTCCGGCCGCCCAGCCGGTCGCCACGGCATCCGCGGGGGCGATGACCCTGCCGCCGCAGGCGCAGGCCGCCCATCCGGCTCCGGTCGCGTCCGCACAGCCCCGCGCTGCGGCGAGCACGCCCGTCGCGGCGGCGTCCACCCCGGCTTCGACCCCGAAGCCAGCTCCTGCGGCCGCGACGCCTGCCAGCCCGCCTGCACCGCAGCAGATGGCCTCCGTGCAGCCGGCCGCACCCGTCGCAGCCGAGACGACCTCGACCGGCGGCTTCGCCGTGCAGCTGGGTCTGGCCAATTCGGAAGCCGCCGCCCAGACGGCCTTCGCCTCGTATCAGCGCAAGTATCCCGACCTGCAGGGCAAGCCGGCGATGATCCGCAAGGCCGAGGTGAACGGCAACACCATCTTCCGCGTCCGCGTCGGACCGCTGCCGAAGGAGGAGGCCTCGTCCCTCTGCTCCAAGCTGCAGGGGCAGGGCGGTCAGTGCTTCGTCACCAAGAACTGA
- the nagZ gene encoding beta-N-acetylhexosaminidase, translating into MTTRAFIAGCSGFELTPDEVAFFREAKPWGFILFRRNVDHPEQVRALCDSLRDIVGRSDAPILIDQEGGRVQRMGPPHWPKYPSGATYGRLHANDPLVRREITRLGARLIAHDLRAVGITVDCLPVLDVPSPGAHDVIGDRAYGRTPGEVGILGRAAAEGLLAGGVLPVVKHMPGHGRAGADSHLALPVVEASREELERHDFAPFRMLTDMPLAMTAHVVYTALDPEQPATTSRVVMEEIVRGHIGYDGLVMTDDLSMHALSGSFRERTEAAFAAGCDMALHCNGRMEEMGAVAEAAPLLDGDPLRRANAALARIAHDPEPLDPVDARSRLDSALAMIA; encoded by the coding sequence ATGACAACTCGCGCCTTTATTGCTGGATGCTCCGGCTTCGAGCTCACCCCCGACGAGGTCGCTTTCTTTAGGGAAGCGAAGCCTTGGGGCTTCATCCTGTTCCGCCGCAATGTGGATCACCCGGAGCAGGTGAGGGCGCTCTGCGACTCCCTGCGGGACATTGTCGGGCGCTCCGATGCTCCGATCCTGATCGATCAGGAAGGCGGCCGGGTCCAGCGCATGGGGCCGCCGCACTGGCCGAAATACCCCTCCGGCGCCACCTATGGCCGGCTCCACGCCAACGACCCGCTGGTCCGGCGCGAGATCACGCGCCTCGGGGCGCGGCTGATCGCCCACGATCTGCGCGCGGTCGGCATCACCGTGGATTGCCTGCCGGTGCTCGACGTTCCCTCGCCCGGCGCCCATGACGTGATCGGCGACAGGGCCTACGGCAGGACGCCCGGCGAGGTGGGGATCCTGGGCCGGGCCGCCGCCGAGGGGCTTCTGGCTGGCGGCGTCCTGCCGGTCGTCAAGCACATGCCGGGCCATGGCCGGGCCGGCGCCGACAGCCATCTGGCGCTGCCCGTGGTCGAGGCGTCGCGGGAGGAGCTGGAGCGGCACGATTTCGCGCCCTTCCGCATGCTGACCGACATGCCCCTCGCGATGACCGCACACGTGGTCTACACGGCGCTCGATCCCGAGCAGCCCGCGACCACCTCCCGCGTCGTCATGGAGGAGATCGTCCGCGGCCATATCGGCTATGACGGGCTGGTGATGACGGACGACCTGTCCATGCATGCCCTTTCCGGGTCCTTCCGGGAGAGGACGGAGGCTGCCTTCGCCGCCGGCTGCGACATGGCGCTCCACTGCAACGGCCGGATGGAGGAAATGGGTGCGGTCGCCGAGGCTGCCCCGCTCCTGGACGGCGATCCCCTGCGTCGCGCTAACGCTGCGTTAGCTCGGATCGCTCACGATCCGGAACCCCTGGATCCTGTGGATGCCCGATCCAGGCTCGATTCCGCTCTTGCGATGATCGCCTAA
- a CDS encoding segregation and condensation protein A yields the protein MAKPLPFEDVEMTERAESEPALLVDVDGFEGPLDLLLELARRQKVDLHRISILALAEQYITFIEAARRMRLELAADYLVMAAWLAYLKSRLLLPEPPKGEEPSAEDLASALALRLRRLEAIREAAKKMGERAWLGRDVFARGAPEPVIVNRDSRYEASLYDLLKAYAQQRQIRFNARVSFHKRNVWSLVDAREALERLVGHLSDWVTLDTYLMEYMVEPSMRSTVMASALSATLEMVREGKLTLRQDEAFAPLWVKSVADPAEAGV from the coding sequence ATGGCAAAGCCCTTACCCTTCGAAGATGTCGAGATGACCGAGCGGGCCGAGAGCGAGCCCGCTCTGCTCGTCGACGTGGACGGGTTCGAAGGGCCGCTCGACCTCCTGCTCGAACTGGCTCGCCGCCAGAAGGTGGATCTCCACCGCATCTCGATCCTGGCTCTCGCCGAGCAATACATCACCTTCATCGAGGCGGCGCGCCGCATGCGGCTGGAGCTCGCCGCCGATTACCTCGTGATGGCCGCATGGCTCGCTTACCTCAAGTCGCGCCTGCTCCTGCCCGAGCCGCCGAAGGGTGAGGAGCCGAGCGCCGAGGATCTGGCATCCGCCCTGGCCCTGCGCCTGCGCCGCCTGGAGGCCATCCGCGAGGCGGCCAAGAAGATGGGCGAGCGCGCCTGGCTCGGCCGCGACGTCTTCGCCCGCGGGGCGCCGGAGCCCGTGATCGTCAACCGGGACTCCCGCTACGAGGCGAGCCTCTACGACCTCCTCAAGGCCTATGCCCAGCAGCGGCAGATCCGGTTCAATGCCAGGGTTTCCTTTCACAAGCGGAATGTCTGGTCGCTGGTCGATGCGCGAGAGGCCCTGGAGCGCCTGGTCGGGCACCTCAGCGACTGGGTGACCCTGGACACCTATCTGATGGAATACATGGTCGAGCCATCCATGCGCTCGACCGTTATGGCCTCGGCCCTGTCCGCCACCCTGGAAATGGTGCGCGAGGGCAAGCTCACGCTCCGGCAGGACGAAGCTTTCGCTCCGCTCTGGGTCAAGTCAGTCGCCGATCCGGCGGAGGCAGGAGTTTAA
- the scpB gene encoding SMC-Scp complex subunit ScpB — protein sequence MQEDSVDTPEADEPEVSHVPDHGEAMRIAEALLFAAAVPLSVEELIGRLPEGADVEKILQDLSELYALRGVNLVRVAGKWTFRTASDLSFVLARDVVEQRRLSRAAMETLAIIAYHQPVTRAEIEEIRGVATSKGTVDLLLETGWVRLRGRRKAPGRPVTYGTTSGFLEHFGLDAIEDLPGLEELKGAGFLEGRVPSDFSVPTPSDADALREDEDPLEDDLVQPLDMHRTEAGEE from the coding sequence ATGCAGGAAGATTCAGTCGATACACCCGAGGCCGATGAGCCCGAGGTCAGCCACGTTCCAGACCATGGCGAAGCCATGCGAATCGCCGAGGCGCTGCTGTTTGCCGCCGCCGTGCCCCTGAGCGTCGAGGAGCTTATCGGCCGTCTGCCGGAAGGCGCGGATGTGGAGAAGATCCTGCAGGACCTGAGCGAGCTTTATGCTCTGCGGGGCGTCAATCTCGTCCGGGTGGCCGGGAAGTGGACCTTCCGCACCGCCAGCGATCTGTCCTTCGTGCTCGCCCGCGACGTGGTCGAGCAGCGCAGGCTCTCCCGCGCTGCCATGGAGACGCTCGCCATCATCGCCTATCACCAGCCGGTGACCCGTGCAGAGATCGAGGAGATCCGCGGCGTCGCCACGTCGAAGGGCACGGTCGACCTTCTCCTGGAGACGGGCTGGGTCCGCCTGCGCGGCCGCCGGAAGGCTCCGGGCCGCCCCGTCACCTACGGCACCACCTCCGGCTTCCTGGAGCATTTCGGCCTCGATGCGATCGAGGACCTTCCGGGCCTCGAGGAGCTGAAAGGGGCGGGCTTCCTGGAAGGCCGCGTTCCCTCCGATTTCTCAGTGCCCACGCCCTCCGACGCGGATGCCCTTCGCGAGGACGAGGATCCACTCGAGGACGATCTGGTGCAGCCCCTGGACATGCACCGGACCGAGGCGGGAGAAGAATGA
- a CDS encoding ABC transporter ATP-binding protein → MTSTPAGSARDRFRLPRWGQRGTAGASIPAQLAFESLVQVYDSMRALDGVSLTIEPGEIVCLLGHSGCGKTTLLRIAAGVEAPTSGRVLMDGREVSGPRTFLEPERRGIGLMFQDYALFPHMTILQNIMFGLKDLSSAEAGVAARRALSRVGLEHYANEYPHTLSGGEQQRVALARSIAPRPGVLLMDEPFSNLDRRMRDAIRDETVAILRETGATTIVVTHDPEEAMRIADRIVLMRAGAIIQQGEAEEIYRRPANLFAARFFCDFNELEGTVRNGQVSCPVGVFPAPHLADGPAVVCVRPQGLKLKPAGFCLPGRVVSRRFLGEVDLVHIDVQGIDRPLQARVHDPVGAVEGQDVGVEVDTKDVLVFAASDA, encoded by the coding sequence ATGACCTCAACCCCCGCCGGCTCCGCCCGCGACCGGTTTCGGCTGCCCCGATGGGGGCAACGCGGCACGGCGGGCGCCTCGATCCCGGCCCAGCTCGCCTTCGAGAGCCTCGTTCAGGTCTATGACAGCATGCGCGCGCTCGATGGCGTCTCGCTGACCATCGAGCCGGGGGAAATCGTCTGCCTGCTCGGCCATTCGGGCTGCGGAAAGACCACGCTGCTGCGCATCGCCGCAGGGGTCGAAGCGCCGACCTCCGGCCGGGTGCTGATGGATGGGCGCGAGGTCAGCGGGCCGCGGACCTTCCTGGAGCCCGAGCGGCGGGGCATCGGCCTGATGTTCCAGGACTACGCCCTGTTCCCGCACATGACGATCCTGCAGAACATCATGTTCGGGCTCAAGGATCTGTCCTCCGCCGAGGCCGGCGTCGCCGCGCGCCGCGCCCTGTCCCGCGTCGGCCTCGAGCACTACGCCAACGAATACCCGCATACCCTGTCCGGCGGCGAGCAGCAGCGGGTCGCGCTCGCGCGCTCCATCGCGCCGCGTCCTGGCGTATTGCTGATGGACGAGCCGTTCTCCAACCTCGACCGGCGCATGCGCGATGCCATCCGCGACGAGACCGTCGCCATCCTGCGGGAGACCGGGGCTACGACCATCGTCGTGACGCACGATCCCGAGGAGGCGATGCGCATCGCCGACCGGATCGTGCTTATGCGCGCCGGCGCGATCATCCAGCAGGGCGAGGCCGAGGAGATCTACCGGCGCCCGGCCAATCTCTTCGCCGCGCGCTTCTTCTGCGACTTCAACGAGCTTGAGGGCACGGTGCGCAACGGTCAGGTTTCCTGCCCCGTCGGCGTCTTTCCGGCGCCGCATCTCGCGGATGGACCCGCCGTCGTCTGCGTGCGGCCGCAGGGGCTGAAGCTGAAGCCGGCGGGTTTCTGCCTGCCGGGCCGTGTGGTGTCTCGCCGCTTCCTCGGCGAGGTCGATCTCGTGCATATAGACGTGCAGGGAATCGACCGTCCTCTCCAGGCCCGTGTTCACGATCCCGTTGGCGCGGTCGAGGGACAGGATGTCGGGGTGGAGGTCGATACTAAGGATGTCCTTGTTTTCGCCGCGTCCGACGCATAG
- a CDS encoding twin-arginine translocase TatA/TatE family subunit has translation MGGTSIWHWIVVGLIVVLLFGRGKISDMMGDVAKGIKAFKKGMSEDETTPAKPAQPAEPVRTIDHQNGTTTTTVTTDHKVG, from the coding sequence ATGGGTGGCACGAGTATTTGGCACTGGATCGTTGTCGGTCTGATCGTCGTCCTGCTGTTCGGACGCGGCAAGATCTCCGACATGATGGGCGATGTCGCAAAGGGCATCAAAGCCTTCAAGAAGGGCATGTCCGAGGACGAAACCACGCCGGCAAAGCCTGCGCAGCCGGCCGAGCCCGTCCGGACCATCGACCATCAAAACGGTACGACGACGACCACCGTCACGACCGATCACAAGGTCGGCTAA
- the tatB gene encoding Sec-independent protein translocase protein TatB, translated as MLDMSWGEIMVIGAVALIVIGPKDLPKALRTVGQVTGKLRRMAAEFQGQFNEAMREAELDEVKKQLQGVNDSVSSLGNTDFNPIQTIRDELKTSIEAPMPGPAAIASQDAADISSVETASTEIQEVANASDATVQAVVEGRAPAPEDPLIELPPPPSVDPAKEIAESLRREAEYEAQQAALAEHLSEKPEQSDAKVG; from the coding sequence ATGTTGGACATGAGCTGGGGTGAGATCATGGTGATCGGCGCCGTTGCGCTGATCGTGATCGGCCCGAAGGATCTGCCTAAAGCGCTGCGGACGGTCGGGCAGGTGACCGGCAAGCTTCGCCGCATGGCGGCCGAGTTCCAGGGCCAGTTCAACGAGGCCATGCGCGAAGCCGAGCTCGACGAGGTCAAGAAGCAGCTTCAGGGCGTGAACGATTCCGTCTCCTCGCTCGGCAACACCGACTTCAACCCGATCCAGACGATCCGGGATGAGCTGAAGACCTCGATCGAGGCACCCATGCCGGGTCCTGCGGCAATCGCCTCTCAGGATGCCGCGGACATCTCTTCCGTGGAGACCGCTTCGACGGAGATCCAGGAGGTTGCGAACGCGTCCGACGCGACGGTGCAGGCCGTTGTGGAGGGGCGGGCGCCGGCTCCGGAGGATCCGTTGATCGAGCTGCCGCCGCCACCGAGCGTCGATCCGGCCAAGGAGATCGCCGAATCCCTGCGGCGTGAGGCCGAATACGAAGCCCAGCAGGCCGCCCTCGCCGAACACCTCTCCGAAAAACCAGAACAATCGGACGCGAAAGTCGGATGA
- the tatC gene encoding twin-arginine translocase subunit TatC, whose translation MTTAVEDDEVEASRAPLIEHLTELRSRLIKALVAFVLMFFICFAGAKYIYNALVWPYVLAVGSPERAHLVYTHGLEYLFTQIQVAAFGAGFLAFPIIAIQIYKFVAPGLYKNERRAFVPYLVATPVLFVIGASCVYFIAMPLLMRFSVGMQQLATDSSPAIEFLPKVSEYLSLIMTLIFAFGICFQLPVVLTLLARAGIIDSQFLKDKRRYAIVIVFVLAAVLTPPDVISQFALAVPTLLLYEASIFSVRMVERKRAEAEAARAAEE comes from the coding sequence ATGACCACCGCCGTTGAAGACGATGAGGTCGAGGCTTCGCGCGCGCCTCTGATCGAGCACCTGACCGAGCTTCGCTCGCGCCTGATCAAGGCGCTGGTCGCCTTCGTGCTGATGTTCTTCATCTGCTTCGCCGGCGCGAAGTACATCTACAACGCGCTTGTCTGGCCCTACGTGCTGGCAGTAGGCTCGCCGGAGAGGGCGCATCTCGTCTATACGCACGGCCTGGAATACCTGTTCACGCAGATCCAGGTCGCCGCCTTCGGGGCCGGCTTCCTCGCCTTCCCGATCATCGCCATCCAGATCTACAAGTTCGTGGCGCCGGGCCTCTACAAGAACGAGCGCCGGGCCTTCGTGCCTTATCTCGTCGCGACGCCGGTGCTCTTCGTCATCGGCGCGTCCTGCGTCTATTTCATCGCCATGCCGCTGCTCATGCGCTTCTCGGTCGGCATGCAGCAGCTCGCGACGGATTCCAGCCCCGCCATCGAATTCCTGCCCAAGGTCAGCGAATACCTGTCGCTGATCATGACCCTGATCTTCGCCTTCGGCATCTGCTTTCAGCTGCCCGTGGTCCTGACCCTGCTCGCCCGCGCCGGGATCATCGATTCGCAGTTCCTCAAGGACAAGCGGCGCTACGCCATCGTCATCGTCTTCGTGCTCGCTGCCGTGCTTACCCCGCCGGACGTGATCAGCCAGTTCGCCCTTGCGGTCCCCACCTTGCTTCTTTACGAGGCATCCATCTTCTCCGTCCGCATGGTCGAGAGGAAGCGTGCGGAAGCCGAGGCCGCGCGCGCGGCAGAGGAGTAG
- the serS gene encoding serine--tRNA ligase, with protein sequence MHDIRSIRDNPAAFDQGLRNRGMEPLSAELIGLDDKRKSAISALQTATERRNALSKEIGQAKAKKDEARAQELMADVARIKETMPELEEAERVAEKALFEALAAIPNIPKEDVPVGADEHGNVERHRSGKPPTLNSAKQHFELGEALGLMDFETAAKLSGSRFVVLKGGLARLERALGQFMIDLHTNEHGYTEVNPPLLVRDDAMFGTAQLPKFEDDQFWAFPGNALEQVVAAALEGQPRDAIGKMIKDARYGMIPTAEVTLTNLVREQILSEEELPLRFTALTPSFRAEAGSAGRDTRGMIRQHQFVKCELVSITTPETSADEHERMLTSAENVLKRLELPFRTMTLCTGDMGFSSTKTYDIEVWLPGQGMYREISSCSVCSDFQARRMNARYRAAGEKQPRFVHTLNGSGLAVGRTLVAVLENYQNEDGSVTIPSVLQPYMGGMTRIERQA encoded by the coding sequence ATGCACGACATCCGTTCCATCCGCGACAATCCCGCGGCGTTCGATCAAGGCCTCCGGAACCGGGGCATGGAGCCCCTGTCCGCTGAGCTGATCGGCCTCGACGACAAGCGCAAGAGCGCCATCTCCGCTCTGCAGACCGCCACCGAGCGCCGCAATGCCCTCTCCAAGGAGATCGGCCAGGCCAAGGCGAAGAAGGACGAGGCGCGGGCGCAGGAGCTGATGGCCGACGTTGCGCGGATCAAGGAAACGATGCCGGAGCTGGAAGAGGCCGAGCGCGTCGCCGAGAAGGCTCTGTTCGAGGCTCTTGCCGCCATCCCCAATATTCCCAAGGAGGACGTGCCGGTCGGCGCAGACGAGCACGGCAACGTGGAGCGTCACCGTTCCGGAAAGCCGCCGACACTCAACAGCGCCAAGCAGCATTTCGAGCTCGGCGAGGCTTTGGGGCTCATGGATTTCGAGACGGCGGCGAAGCTCTCGGGCTCGCGCTTCGTGGTGCTCAAAGGCGGCCTCGCGCGGCTGGAGCGCGCGCTCGGTCAGTTCATGATCGACCTGCACACGAACGAGCACGGCTACACGGAAGTGAACCCGCCGCTGCTCGTTCGCGACGACGCCATGTTCGGCACGGCGCAGTTGCCGAAATTCGAGGACGACCAGTTCTGGGCCTTCCCCGGCAACGCGCTAGAGCAGGTCGTCGCCGCAGCGCTCGAAGGCCAGCCGCGCGATGCCATCGGCAAGATGATCAAGGACGCCCGCTACGGCATGATTCCGACGGCGGAGGTGACGCTCACCAATCTCGTGCGTGAGCAGATCCTGTCCGAGGAGGAATTGCCCCTGCGCTTCACCGCGCTGACGCCGAGCTTCCGCGCAGAAGCCGGCTCCGCCGGTCGTGACACGCGCGGCATGATCCGCCAGCATCAGTTCGTGAAATGCGAGCTCGTCTCGATCACGACGCCCGAGACGTCCGCCGACGAACACGAGCGCATGCTCACGAGCGCCGAGAACGTGCTGAAGAGGCTGGAGCTGCCGTTCCGCACCATGACGCTGTGCACCGGAGACATGGGATTCTCCTCGACCAAGACCTACGACATCGAGGTGTGGTTGCCGGGGCAGGGGATGTATCGCGAGATTTCGAGCTGCTCGGTCTGCTCGGATTTCCAGGCGCGGCGCATGAATGCGCGCTATCGCGCAGCCGGCGAGAAGCAGCCGCGCTTCGTGCACACGCTCAACGGTTCGGGACTTGCGGTCGGCCGCACGCTCGTCGCGGTTCTGGAGAATTATCAGAACGAGGACGGCAGCGTCACAATCCCGTCGGTGCTGCAGCCTTATATGGGCGGCATGACCCGCATCGAGCGCCAGGCCTGA
- the surE gene encoding 5'/3'-nucleotidase SurE — translation MRILCTNDDGIHAPGLKTLEAIARSLSDDVWVVAPETDQSGVAHSLSLNDPLRLREISDRHFAVKGTPTDCVIMGVRHLMKEARPDLVLSGVNRGQNVAEDVTYSGTVAGAIEGTILGIPSIALSQAYGPETRNAPRWQCAEHHGPEVIRKIREAGMDRGILVNVNFPDCEPDEVEGTALVNQGQRTQELLRLDERRDGRGNPYFWIAFERRPFTPGNGTDLWAIANRRIAVTPLRVDMTDEPTLTRYAQAFGG, via the coding sequence ATGCGCATTCTCTGCACCAACGACGATGGCATCCACGCGCCGGGGCTGAAGACCCTGGAAGCGATCGCACGCAGCCTGTCGGACGATGTGTGGGTGGTTGCGCCCGAGACCGATCAGAGCGGCGTCGCGCATTCTTTGTCGCTCAACGATCCCTTGCGCCTGCGCGAGATCTCCGACCGGCATTTCGCCGTCAAGGGCACGCCGACCGATTGCGTGATCATGGGCGTGCGCCACCTCATGAAGGAGGCCAGGCCCGACCTCGTTCTCTCCGGCGTCAACCGGGGCCAGAACGTGGCGGAGGACGTGACCTATTCCGGTACGGTGGCCGGCGCCATCGAAGGCACGATCCTTGGCATTCCCTCGATCGCGCTCTCCCAGGCCTACGGCCCGGAGACGCGCAACGCGCCGCGCTGGCAATGCGCCGAGCATCACGGCCCCGAAGTGATCCGCAAGATCCGCGAGGCCGGAATGGACAGGGGCATCCTCGTCAACGTGAATTTCCCCGATTGCGAGCCGGACGAGGTCGAGGGAACGGCGCTTGTCAACCAGGGCCAGCGCACGCAGGAGCTCTTACGCCTCGACGAACGCCGGGACGGGCGTGGCAACCCTTACTTCTGGATCGCCTTCGAGCGCCGACCCTTCACGCCGGGCAACGGCACCGACCTCTGGGCCATCGCCAACCGGCGCATCGCCGTCACGCCGCTGCGCGTCGACATGACCGACGAGCCGACCCTGACGCGCTATGCGCAGGCCTTCGGCGGCTGA